CTTATTATACCGATTAATTTGTGTAGATGTTATTGCTTTGTGCATGCTCGCCCTTCTCCTGCCAGCGCCGCTCATAGTTATGTACTCATTAGTCAACAGCTGGCTGACACTGTCGGCAGCCTCCTAGTATTGTAAGAGTTCTGGTGAGAGATGTACAGTAGGTAGTAGCTACCAACTGCGCCAAGGACTGTAGTGAGTAACGCTAAAGTTTAGGAGCTCTCCTATGTTTGACAGCTGTTTCTACTTATAGGACCTGCTTTTAGCCCGCTTTTAGCAAACGTAGTGGCATCTTTGAGACTTTTAGAGCCCAAAATTCGACATGCTTTTGCTTCTGCCATCGTCGACGTCGTCTGCCCTTAATGGAGGGATCCTCCTGGGAGTCCTAGATGTTTAGGCCCTCTACTGCTGCTTCTGCCAGCCAGAGACGGACAAGACCCCGACCTGCTCTAACCCTCGATCAAAGATGTAAAAAAAGTGAACTGAGGAAATGCAAACTCTTGCTGTCACGTATTTCtaaaaatatgtacaatccttttttttttgcttttttctcCCTGCAAAGCTTTTCATTTATGAGACTTTTAGAACCGACAACCTTGGTCGTTGTTATCATATGAAACCTCAAGAGACATTAAGGACTATTAGAGCAAATACACATTCTGCTGTGCAATGGCTCACATCCAGACCCCATCACCTTAACCACCATTCAAACGTTATATTTTTCACCAGCAAAACATATCTGAAGAAAAAGGTGAAGATTAATGCATAGTTTTCCAACAATGCTCTTAAACGACGTCATGCTGAATCCTAACTGACGTTAAGTTATGAGCGTGtggtctccgtctctctctggccctgcTGCTGTCTGCATGTCACCGCACTGACCCACCCTCAGGCCTAGAGGGGCCACCGACCCACCCTCATAGGCCTAGAGGGGCCGCTGACCCACCCTCATAGGCCTAGAGGGGACACTGACCCACCCTCATAGGCCTAGAGGGGCCACTGACCCACCCTCATAGGCCTAGAGGGGCCGCTGACCCACCCTCATAGGCCTAGAGGGGACACTGACCCACCCTCATAGGCCTAGAGGGGCCGCTGACCCACCCTCATAGGCCTAGAGGGGACACTGACCCACCCTCATAGGCCTAGAGGGGCCACTGACCCACCCTCATAGGCCTAGAGGGGACACTGACCCAACATCAGAGGCCTAGAGGGACCACTGACCCACTGCATGTAGTCTGCATCCTCCGTCACCCCCACCAGGTCCGACGGGTCACTAACCATACAGCTTGGGACTTTATTTGCGTAGTTATAAGCACACAGCGGTCGTCTGTGTCATGTAAATAAATGGTCAATAAGTTTAAATAGTTGGCTTCTGGATCTTTCTGACTTGCGTGCGTCTCTGTTTTAAAGCGGTTTTAGATCCCCCTCTCGTTGCGTTCTTGTGCATCCACCAGGATTTGACGCGTTTCACGTTTGTACAAAACGAGACCAACGTCGTGTTACTGATGGCTGGAAAGTTTGATCACCTGATCAGGTTTTAATAATTTAACTGTTATTGGTGAGGTCTTCATTGTGATTGTCCTGAACTATTCCTGTGTTTTCATATGCATTGGCTCGGTTTGCTTTGTGTTTCTttagtgtgcgcgtgtgttgcAGGTCTCATCATTAAGGATGGAGATGGCTTTAGGCTCATGCTTTGTATGAGGCGCGGTGGTAGAACTAGTCTCGTCAGGTCCGCTCTTGCAGAGCTCAGGCTGAATTGGGTTCTCGGTGAGCTTATGCATTCGAGCCATCGAGGTTGTGTTTGCATCGCGCTGTTTCTAGAACGTGTGGGCCCAGACGAGTTAAGGGCAGGTAAGATGCTCTATGATCTGAAGTCTGGcgcttttgtttgtttcttatCCCCGGTCTGATTGAAGTATTAGGTCGTATCGTATCGTGTctttcattttccatttcttttccTTCTGGTTCTGGTCGTTTTCTCTGACATCGACCTGTCCGCTCCAGAGCTCTCTGTCGCCCCCTTGTGGACGCTCCCGGTTCTCGAACGCAACTTTCACTTTGACCTCCTGACTGTTTCTGTATGCTGGACATCAGCCTTCGCTTCTGTCCCCTTTGTGAAGTTATGACCCTAATATTACAGCCattataatgaaaaaaaaaaagtttatgtATTGAGTAGTGACAAATTAGTAATCtattttgaaaaataataaaaaatagccttttgaaaaaaaagaaaaaaaactagcTGCAACACAATCCTAAAAAACTAATTGATGTAAATATATTTGCGTTTATCTGACATTCTAAGCCCCTGATTCTCTACTGGAATGTTAATACTGGAATGTGCTGAGGAGTTTGCATGTTGTATGTACTAATGACTAGTGACATTTAAATGGTACCAGTAACGATCAGTTGATGTATGGGATTACACAAGGCGGAAAGATGACCATCCCTTACCAACATTATTAGTATTTATTGCTAGGATGTCATCTTCTCGGTAACATCACCCGGCCAGGCCGACCTGCTTGTGATCTCTGGCCTGTTCATGAACTGTTCACTGGATGTCGCCTATTGTAAACGGCTGCTCCCTGAACATATACTGGCTCACACAGGAGACTGCTGTCTGCTGGATAGACCCCATGTACTGTGCTCTGGGCGaaatacatttaataaataaCATTGTTGCAACCTATTACTGTCGTCTCTGAATCTACTTTGTTTCTGTTGTCGTTTCCTGCCCTGTAAAGGTTGGGTTATGCCTTTGAGTGTAACAAGCTGAACACGAGCTGGGCATTTTACGCAATGCTATGTTGATGCTAACATATACTTTCTGAAACTGAAAGATAAACggctttttaaaaatatttgcatttttttatttaaatagtaTGCTGGTGGACGACACACTACGTCCTCAGTCACTCCAGGGTGAATATTAATCTCATAATGTACAGTCCTATAGGCTCACTGTTCTCACTGTCGCGTCAATCCGCCTAGCGGCCGCCAGGGGGCAGCATCCGCACGACACGAAACACGGAAGTCACACGGAAGTCAACGTCATCGCTGTGTTTGTATTGCTGCTGTTTTGCACAAAGCGATCGGATCCAGTACGATCCAGCAGATGCACAATAACACTCCCGTTTATTAGCCGGAGATGGGCGGTCACGGCCTGATGGGGGACGAGCCCGAGTCCCTGGACTACTCGGTCCATGAGGCCTGGAACGAGGCCACCAACGTGTACCTGCTGGTCGTCCTGGTCAGCTTCGGCCTGCTCATGTACGCCAGGAAGTAAGAACACTTTCCCTTTTCTGATCTAAACAACGCATTATCATTCGACGttgacattcagggcatttagcagatgctttcatccaaagcgtcttacaattagtacatttctcagaagaaagaaacagtACGTCGCTGTctgtgcagtaaggatgttctgtagtgccaagcactaacgcgcgtaacgcgttcagtgtggccgtaccgtAACAGTCACTGGGTTAACCCATTCGCCGTAtaaaacaaagatagctaggataagatgctacacaatgctatgtactattattatttattttagtgcCAGGAGGTACACCATACAATAGGTGCATAGGAGGGCTGGGAGGggttggctatgcagagtccatgAGGCGATGCAGCTGTATAAATCCATCCTGATGATTTTCGTGCCTGTGATGTTGgtcatttgtgtttttgttcctcATTTCCGTCTCCATCCCTGTGCAACGTGCAGAAACAAGAGGAAGATCATGCGCATCTTCACTCTGCCTCCCGCCAGCACCCCAGAGCCCAACTTCTACGACAGCCTGCAGAAGGTCCGTCTGCGGCAGCAGCTGGAGATGTACTCCCTGTGTAAGCGTGCGCATTTATACCCAAACGATGCATGGACTTTATGTGTGCGTCGTCCTGCAGAAGGATCTGGTATCTGAAAGCGGAAAGGGGAAATAAGATTTAGCCTTGCTTCAGTCCAAGTATCAGTAAGCAGCACTAAAGTTAATTCATTAACATTATCATCATACATTCAGACACCAATCAAtgtatgtacatgtatgtgAATATGCTTacagatattatatatatatatattacttacGACAAAACATGTTAGAGAAAAATAATCCAGAGAAACATaaatactagggctgtaacgatacacaaattcacgattcggtttgtatcacgatttttgacccacggttcgatacatcccacgattcttttaaatttaaaaagcattttatttaaacaacacttaaataccaattatcttaatgtaacatttaataacaaataatttggaacactgaacagatttgaaccgaaagaatactattaaagtatagctaaattaataaagaaataaccaaagattgcagttggaggatgctttttgctggcaggcataatagggcccctttaactgtttggttggtttattcaaatatccttattagcgcttcttattaggctatgtagcttaaataatgacataatcaggccgtatagaatgcagcatgtttaatagcctaactttcaatagatgaggaaaaacatgaacgtcgcaataacgaggcatagtgttacgagtagcatgtgtgtgcgggagaatggcagtgtgcgtatgcgtgtgtgagtgacgtcagcgagtgggtggacgagcgaggagagcgagcggtagcgcgtgtgtctagtgaagaagcgaacgagtccggtagaataaagtacccatcctgtcaataatcggtggccgcttcattccgacctataagcagacaaactgccagtcaaatcacacaaaacaatagagacaggatcacacaggcaatttttttcgcgcttggcccactctggataaatgtcgttcatatcgcatatgaggacttcgacggctgtggagaaatgcaatcctccgtagccacggagagctgtgatcagagagggcatctcgtcacatatttacggcatcgataggagggggcgctgtcagcagactattatttagacaaattattagcaaatttcaatcggacaatttgaccgaagagttagaaagggcatatcgcgcttctgccttctcacaccgcgagacaggttcgtggctttgagtatcgcgattttcggtttgatacgcgtatcgttacagccctaataaatACCATTCCTAGAAGAGCTGAAGTTCTGGAATTGTATATCTTATATCTATCTGTATATCTTTCTGAACCACATTGAAAATAGTTATTGACCGTTTTTTATTCTAAGGTTTTTGTCAAGACCAACAGTAATGTATCACAAACTTCCGTCTGTTTGGTTTCCCACAGCCAGGAAGTTCGAACAGCCGGGCCAGACGGAGAGCGTCCAGCTCTCCATGGAATGAGACCAGGGAGCGCTGTCCAGCTGTCCCCCGAGCAGGTCACCGCTCGCTCAGCCCTACCCCTCACACCGTCTCCCCAAGCGAACCCTTCCATGGAGCATAGGGGTTGTGAAGTTGACCCCAATGTCGACCGCTATGGGGAGCCCTCCTTGTTGGGAGCTCTCTAAAAGGGTTGGTTCTGTACCACAAGAGAGCGCCCGTCAGAACGTAGAACAATGCTCTACCCACAACCCCtcactgcctccccccccccccccccatcccttccTCGACCAGCTCAGGTTACGGGGAACTGTTGATGCGTGCCGGTTCTCCATGTGGCCGTAGCGGAGGGGTAGGTGGTTTCCGTTTGCTGTGTGGTGCGTAGTGATGGTGTGAGGGCGATGTCTCGGCTCCCCTTCAGTGGAGGGTCATCTCTCAACTGGCATTCCTGTGTTTCATCTGCATTTAAGGATCTGCTTCGTATCGTTGTTGCATATTATTTTTGCGATTAAGCCCTTTTTTTGGGTTTTAAAATATTCTGTATATACAAAGTAAATGTTTCCTTTTATTACCGTTGTCTTGCGTGATTGGATATGTAAATTGGCTTCGAGTAAAACAATTTGAAGATGGTGTATTAAAACTAATGATTCAACCATTTGTCAATGTTTTTGGTGTGCCAATGCAAGACTTGCAATGGTTCTCCACCGCAAGTCTCAGAGCAGAGACCAACTCACCGTCCTTGAGTCTAAAATCCTGCCAGCCTCTCAGAGTCCCTCACCAGTTATTGATGGCCATAGCTTGTCCAGCCTTTTATTTTTCAAGCATAACCTTGTACAGATTCTTTTGCAAACAATAAGCAAATATACAAAATGCGCCAggcattataaaaaatattcctTACCAATTGGATTTCAAACACTTCCATATTGCTGATATCTTCAAGAAAACATTTGTAAACGGTAAATAAAAAGTCAGCAAGTAATGCCAAGTGTTCGATAGGTTTCAAAGTATGCAGTAAGAAAGGCGTTATGATGGAAGGCTGTCCGGTCGTCTGCTCAGTGGACAGACGTCTGTCCGGTCATCAGTGGCGGAGCAGCGGACAGACGTCTGTCCGGTCGTCGGGGAGCGCGCTGGCGTACGAGGACGTCCAGTCCCGGTTGAACACCCCGTCCAGCTGCCCCTGCAGGGTGGCCTGGCCGGGGCCCACGGCCGAGCCCGTCTGGTTCACCACCAGCCCCACGCCCGCCGTCTGCACAAAGTAGTCCTCCGACCAGTTGGACGTACCTGGAGCACAGCGCAGCCGTTAGCCTATGTCGTCAGGGACCCCTGAGGTCATCGCCGCAGAGTGCCCAGGCAAGCAGAACACTTTAAAGGGCGTCACGTGCGTTGTTACTGGATCAGTCACTTTGCTGAAATGGAACCACTTAAATCCTGATCTTGAGCCAGCCCTGTGCCAGAATAACAGGTGATCTTCATCTGGGACGGCTGATCATGGACCAAATTGCACCGAGTGTAACGTACAATGTAATGAATCTGTGAGATTTATTTAGTTGAGTTAGTTAGGAATTTAGTTAGtattgaaaaaaagataaaaatagGTTAATGTGCTAGTCCGATGTTCCCTGGCCAATAGATTTATTAAAAAACACTCAGGTTTATTTTATACAACCAGTTCCTGTgcatgcctgcctgtgtgtgtgtgtgtgtgtgtgttcacatggtacagagagaggggggggggtacctatGTAGGCCACGCGATCCGTCACCATGTACTTGGCGTGGTTGACGCGAGCGTAGGGGATCTTCATCTGCTCGGGCGTCGAGGGCACGGTGAACACTttctggaggagggagggcgtGGGGGGAAGGGCAACCGTTAGAAGAAGGAAGGATGTGGTCGGGGCTTCCTGATCCCCGACCACATAATGGTTGAACGGTTTCAACGATTATACACGTGGCGATTATAAACAAAAACCCAGTTGAAGAGGTCCCACTTTATACCACCAGGCGCGAGTGTCCTTAGCCGttccaagccgttttgaaaacgTGCCTCTACCCGTGTTTTAGAGCcctcacaggtgggcgtgtccacctagatgtgtgctggttAGATCAGtcgaccagcctacccagtggactgtgtgGCAAACGTTGCGGATCTATCCGTcttacatctaggtggacacgcccacttgggacgtcactaaaacacaggtaacggctgaacccccccccccccaattggtATAATGGGTCCCATTTAAGGGGGCTCCACACTctaaaccccccccacccacaacaCTACACCACATGTCAGTAAAGAAGCGCCCCACGCACCACGTGGACGCGACAGCCGAGCGGCGGGCGGCCCAGGACGCTCAGCGACTGCAGGAAGACGAACATGGCGGGCGGCGACTGCGGCCAGCAGCTCACCAGCAGCCTGACCTCCACGCCGCGCATACACGCCGCCTCACGCAGCGCCGAGTCGATGGCGGGCCAGAACCTGACGCCATGGCAAccacagaagagagagaagtgggGAGATGGACCGGGAGAGGGTCAGGTTGGACTGGGAGAGGGTCAGGTTGGACTGGGAGAGGGTCAGGTTGGACTGGGAGAGGGTCAGGTTGAACTGGGAGAGTCAGGTTGGACTGGGAGAGGGTCTGGTTGGACTGGGAGAGGGTATGGTTGAACTGGGAGAGGGTCTGGTTGAACTGGGAGAAGGGCTGGGTTGAACAGGGAGAGGGTCAGGTTGAACTGAGAGAGGGTCTGGTTGCACTGGGAGAGGGTCAGGTTGAACTGGGAGAGGGTCAGGTTGAACTGGGAGAGGGACAGGTTGAATTGGGAGAGGGTATGGTTGAATTGGGAGAGGGTATGGTTGAATTGGGAGAGGGACAGGTTGAACTGGGAGAGGGTATGGTACATCTGGGAGAGGGTCAGGTTGAACTGGGAGAAGGGCATTGTTTCACTGGGAGATGGTCAGGTCAGGGTGCATGAGGCCGTCGAAGGAATCGTTTGCATGCGCTCAAAAGGGTCATAAAGGCCTGCTCGTACGCTGGCGTGTAGGACAAGGCGGTGCCTGAAGGTGCTGCTCGCTTACCGGCCCGGCACAGAGAACTGGGAGGACGGGAGGAAGTCCATGACGGAGACGTGGACGAAGCGGCGGGCGTCGGAGATGACGGACAGGATGGCCCACAGGTCGTCTGTGCGGCCGCGGGCTGCGATCTGGGGCGGAGCACTCTGGAGGGAaaacagagagaagaggacGAGGGACGTGAATGAAGACGTGCAGCTCGTGTGCCAACAGCTGTGGGACTGCACAAAGGCTAACCTGATATGGTTTATTTATTAGGCTATGTTCAAGTAGTTCTGACCGGTCTGTCCCAtaagatacgcacacacacacacacacacacacacacacacacacacacacgtacacacacacacacacactaagacactCACAGACAGATAGACGCGTGCAGGCACGCCGTTGAGGCTCAGGTTCAGCGGCTGCTGGGCGCTGGACAGAGCCGAGAGGCGGGCCGGCCAATAGGGCGGCAGCGAGACGTTTTTCTCCGCCCCCAAGCTCCAGTAGACCCCGAAGATACGCGCGGCGTCCCGGGCCAGGCAGCTGCAGTCCTCCACGGACACGCCCACCTCCTtcacctgggggcggggccgggagggggcggggttagaaACGCAGGAGACCGTTCTCGGTGATGTCGAACAGATAAGCAAAGTCTGTTCAATGCAAATCAGTGAGCGTGTCGTAGCAGCCGTCATTAAAGCCGTTATCTGGATTGAAAAAAGCCTAAACCAGTCCTTGATATATGCAACAGCCCCGGGCGAATGTACCGCACACAGGAATGATGCAAATAACTGCCACAGACGTAGTGCCAGTATTAGCCCACACACCCTACTGATCCGAAATGTACAGCATATCCcggttataataataataataaatgggaCTTATATTGCGCTTTTCTAGGACTCAAAGTCTCTTTACACTGAGGGGCGGTGGTAGTAAAACAAACAACAGACATACAGCACAGACATGGGGGGGCTAAGAGAAGGCAGTAGAGATAAGATGGGTCTTGAGGGGGGATTGGAAAGCTGGGAGAGACTGAGTCTCTGATGTCTTGGGGAAGCTGCCCTAAAGAAGGTTCTGTCCCCAGTACGGCAAAGGTTATCGCCACGTATTTGTTCCTGGGTATTAAAATCAGCACCAATGAGCTCCATCAAATGGCTGGAGAATAGTGGGGAGTAGATTGGAAAAGGCGTTCACCACAAGCATGGACTCAAACCGACAAAGAGGAATGCAAATCGTGGCAGGGCAGATCTGAGTCAAATGACATGCGGCTGGTT
The window above is part of the Gadus macrocephalus chromosome 10, ASM3116895v1 genome. Proteins encoded here:
- the smim19 gene encoding small integral membrane protein 19: MGGHGLMGDEPESLDYSVHEAWNEATNVYLLVVLVSFGLLMYARKNKRKIMRIFTLPPASTPEPNFYDSLQKVRLRQQLEMYSLSRKFEQPGQTESVQLSME